From Equus przewalskii isolate Varuska chromosome 30, EquPr2, whole genome shotgun sequence, a single genomic window includes:
- the LOC139080430 gene encoding neuronal tyrosine-phosphorylated phosphoinositide-3-kinase adapter 1-like yields MALCDGASTELRTWRASRAAAPAPGRGPAGRSCLLDCDSGLREALHRSAARPTQSELYSGRYNRRSPRGRSHWRGDAGGAQEAGCGEEGGVRLQFASPGRELGCPLLSSWGAWVRTTRPGCPGGRGGAPGAPQRHGGGAGSLPCGGAGKPLPLRRVPGDSGRGEGDVDSPPPHACLSHPLPRDLGGGREVGREASTRTEKAWEREIASWGIRGREGSIRARRKGPWGEEDPDGEVVVGRSERESFPFRVAQGDLFPGEPPPSSSQPQEQRVWEARSGSGAEVEGGRKASGGGRGGRLPHFLSRPYDGKLPAANASRRPLQIREGSGSLPNGCPPSLPPPASPPPPGTEARELRGRQRPRRGRNRGAAAPPAGAGRPRSRRAAPTLKVEPAPFPTRAFASPATVFHRLRVSAQKRA; encoded by the exons ATGGCACTCTGCGATGGCGCATCCACAGAGCTGAGGACGTGGAGGGCGAGCAGAGCTGCGGCGCCCGCGCCGGGGCGGGGGCCTGCGGGGCGGTCCTGCCTTCTGGACTGCGACTCGGGGCTGCGGGAGGCCCTGCACCGCTCGGCCGCCCGGCCCA CGCAATCGGAACTGTACTCAGGCAGATACAATCGCCGCAGCCCCCGGGGGCGCTCGCATTGGAGAGGCGATGCGGGTGGCGCCCAGGAGGCTGGGTGCGGGGAAGAAGGGGGCGTTCGTTTGCAATTCGCCTCCCCAGGGCGTGAGCTAGGGTGTCCCCTTCTCTCCAGTTGGGGGGCTTGGGTCCGGACAACGAGGCCTGGCTgcccgggcgggcggggcggggcgcctGGGGCTCCGCAGCGACACGGTGGGGGCGCGGGCTCTCTGCCCTGCGGCGGCGCCGGGAAACCCCTTCCTCTGCGGCGGGTCCCTGGGGATTCTGGGCGAGGCGAAGGCGACGTGGATTCTCCTCCCCCTCACgcctgcctctcccaccctcttccccgAGACCTCGGAGGTGGCCGAGAAGTGGGAAGGGAGGCGAGCACACGGACAGAGAAGGCCTGGGAGCGGGAGATCGCGAGCTGGGGGATTCGGGGTCGGGAAGGGAGCATCAGGGCGCGAAGGAAGGGGCCTTGGGGCGAGGAGGACCCAGAtggagaggtggtggtggggagaagcGAGCGAGAGTCCTTTCCCTTCCGAGTGGCGCAGGGGGACCTCTTCCCCGGGGAACCCCCACCCAGCAGCTCCCAGCCTCAAGAACAAAGGGTCTGGGAGGCACGGTCGGGGTCGGGAGcggaggtggagggaggcaggaaggcaagcggtgggggcaggggagggcgcCTCCCGCATTTCCTCTCGCGGCCCTATGACGGAAAGCTCCCTGCAGCAAACGCCTCACGGAGGCCGCTTCAAATCCGGGAGGGCTCGGGTTCCTTACCTAACGgttgccctccctcccttcctcccccagcgTCCCCACCCCCTCCGGGGACCGAGGCCCGGGAGCTGCGAGGCCGGCAGCGGCCGCGGCGCGGGCGGAACCGCGGGGCAGCAGCGCCTCCTGCAGGTGCCGGGCGCCCCCGCAGCCGCCGCGCCGCGCCGACTCTTAAGGTGGAACCAGCCCCGTTCCCCACCCGCGCGTTCGCCTCTCCCGCAACCGTGTTCCACCGGCTGCGAGTCTCCGCGCAGAAGCGGGCCTGA